One genomic region from Methanocaldococcus fervens AG86 encodes:
- a CDS encoding 50S ribosomal protein L32e, with protein sequence MNRLLRLRFKLKTKKPDFIRQEAHRHKRLGEKWRRPKGRHSKMRLKWKEKPPVVEVGYRGPKAVRGLHPSGLEDVLVYNVKDLEKLNPETQGARIASTVGKRKKIEIIKRAKELGIKILNISEEKQEELLKLAEKK encoded by the coding sequence ATGAACAGGTTGTTAAGATTAAGATTTAAATTAAAAACAAAAAAGCCTGACTTTATAAGGCAAGAAGCTCACAGGCATAAAAGATTAGGAGAAAAATGGAGAAGACCTAAAGGAAGACACAGTAAGATGAGATTAAAGTGGAAAGAAAAACCACCTGTTGTTGAAGTTGGTTACAGAGGCCCTAAAGCTGTAAGAGGGTTACACCCAAGCGGATTAGAGGATGTTTTAGTTTACAATGTAAAAGATTTAGAAAAATTAAATCCAGAAACACAGGGAGCAAGAATAGCTTCAACAGTTGGTAAAAGAAAGAAAATTGAAATTATCAAAAGAGCAAAAGAGTTAGGAATAAAAATCTTAAATATCTCAGAAGAAAAACAAGAAGAATTATTAAAATTAGCT